In one Bacillus sp. PK3_68 genomic region, the following are encoded:
- a CDS encoding DUF1540 domain-containing protein, with translation MNKDVLEGVLCEVNNCVYWEEGNRCSANEILVTSHRGHRASNVEETDCQTFKRE, from the coding sequence TTGAATAAAGATGTATTAGAGGGCGTACTCTGTGAAGTGAACAACTGTGTTTATTGGGAAGAAGGAAATCGATGCTCTGCTAATGAAATTCTTGTGACCAGTCACCGGGGCCATCGAGCATCCAATGTAGAAGAAACAGATTGCCAAACATTTAAGAGAGAGTAA
- a CDS encoding manganese catalase family protein encodes MFFHKKELQFHAKPDKPDPVYAKQLQEILGGQFGEISVAMQYLFQGWNTRGNEKYKDLILDTGTEEIGHVEMIATMIARLLDKAPVNEQENAAKDPVIGAIMGGMNPHHAIVSGLGATPESSTGVPWNAGYIVASGNLLADFRANLNAESQGRLQVARLYEMTDDRGVKDMLSFLLARDTMHQNQWIAAIKELEEKEGVIVPSTVPAEYEATEFSHKLYNFSEGEDSVKGSWAEGTAPDGKKFEYEEMPVIYGEKPMLAPAPPYMHSTPPHDPQ; translated from the coding sequence ATGTTTTTCCATAAGAAAGAACTTCAATTCCACGCAAAACCAGATAAACCGGATCCGGTGTACGCCAAACAATTGCAAGAAATTCTTGGCGGGCAGTTCGGCGAAATTTCAGTTGCTATGCAATATTTATTCCAAGGATGGAATACGAGAGGGAACGAGAAGTATAAAGACCTCATTTTAGATACAGGAACAGAAGAAATTGGCCATGTGGAAATGATTGCCACCATGATTGCACGCCTGCTTGATAAGGCGCCGGTGAATGAGCAGGAAAATGCAGCTAAAGATCCGGTTATTGGTGCGATTATGGGTGGGATGAATCCGCATCACGCTATCGTATCTGGACTGGGTGCCACGCCGGAAAGCAGTACCGGTGTTCCTTGGAATGCTGGATATATCGTAGCAAGTGGCAACTTATTAGCGGATTTCCGTGCGAATTTAAACGCCGAGTCTCAGGGAAGATTGCAGGTGGCTCGTCTGTATGAAATGACAGATGATCGCGGTGTTAAGGATATGTTATCATTCCTGCTGGCACGTGATACCATGCATCAAAATCAATGGATTGCAGCCATTAAAGAATTAGAGGAGAAAGAAGGAGTCATCGTTCCTTCTACTGTGCCTGCTGAATATGAAGCAACAGAGTTTTCACATAAACTGTACAACTTTTCAGAAGGGGAAGACAGTGTAAAAGGCAGCTGGGCTGAAGGAACCGCACCGGACGGAAAAAAATTCGAATATGAGGAAATGCCGGTCATCTACGGGGAAAAACCGATGCTGGCGCCAGCTCCCCCGTATATGCACAGCACTCCGCCACACGACCCACAATAA
- a CDS encoding HAMP domain-containing sensor histidine kinase, with product MLRYWTTRYVAALCLGLLIAAMLTVIWLQHTMLNNRLEVSEFIAEELANRIAGSQEEKSVSPTIDEDMLKSRELFLQSEHPPAIYITDPKGRVLSANQQTSGIKTSSFAASLLEKKGDVLKLSPELANGSRTWMIKKPIKVDDIIFGWVVMLQPENELENVTEEYRLLTGLIISLGLFGWAAIYILSRRLATPISQVAKAAKQIQEGNYQVRLPEQIKEQEVYDLVHSFKEMAQKLQQLESLRAELLAGVTHELKTPVTSISGLLQAVKDGVVTGEEAQNFIDISLKETTKMQKMVNDLLDFNSFSAKALPVAVEKHSVNELISEIVHQWHLGQETEEITVSLSPLPHDRYISTDAVRLQQIIVNLLNNARHAVDSDGKIEVILSEQEGGLLSIEVKDNGSGIPLAEQPLIFERFYRGEQKKYKVRGLGLGLPYSKLLAQALKGDLLLKESSPTGTTFRISLPLSEESFGKSSFG from the coding sequence TTGCTGCGTTATTGGACAACGCGTTATGTTGCTGCTCTTTGCCTCGGTCTTTTAATTGCCGCCATGCTTACAGTTATTTGGCTGCAGCATACGATGCTTAACAATCGGCTGGAAGTGTCAGAATTTATTGCAGAGGAGTTAGCAAACCGAATTGCCGGCAGCCAAGAGGAAAAAAGTGTCTCTCCCACTATTGATGAAGACATGTTGAAGAGCCGGGAGCTCTTTTTGCAATCTGAACATCCGCCAGCTATCTATATTACAGATCCAAAAGGACGAGTACTCTCGGCTAATCAGCAAACCTCCGGCATTAAAACAAGTTCCTTTGCAGCTTCTCTATTGGAAAAGAAAGGAGACGTGTTGAAACTTTCTCCTGAATTGGCTAATGGCTCACGTACATGGATGATTAAAAAGCCGATTAAGGTAGATGACATTATATTCGGTTGGGTCGTCATGCTGCAGCCAGAGAATGAACTGGAAAATGTGACAGAGGAATACCGTCTTCTCACCGGTCTGATTATCAGTCTTGGCTTGTTCGGCTGGGCTGCCATTTATATTCTCTCTCGCCGGCTCGCTACTCCAATCAGCCAGGTGGCAAAAGCGGCAAAACAAATTCAGGAGGGAAACTACCAAGTTCGCCTGCCGGAACAAATTAAAGAACAGGAGGTATACGATCTCGTTCACTCATTTAAGGAGATGGCCCAAAAGCTTCAGCAGCTAGAATCCTTGCGTGCTGAACTGCTGGCCGGTGTTACCCATGAGCTAAAAACACCTGTCACTTCAATCAGTGGACTCCTACAAGCTGTAAAAGATGGAGTGGTGACAGGCGAAGAAGCACAAAACTTCATTGATATCTCCTTAAAAGAGACAACGAAAATGCAAAAAATGGTCAATGATTTGCTTGATTTCAATTCATTTTCAGCAAAAGCCCTGCCTGTGGCAGTGGAAAAGCATTCAGTAAATGAGCTGATTTCTGAAATCGTTCATCAATGGCACTTGGGCCAGGAGACTGAGGAAATTACAGTGTCACTGTCTCCCCTGCCACATGATCGATATATTTCAACGGATGCCGTTCGGCTTCAGCAAATCATCGTTAACTTATTAAATAATGCGCGCCATGCTGTAGATTCGGATGGGAAAATTGAAGTTATATTATCAGAACAAGAAGGCGGCCTTCTCTCTATTGAAGTGAAGGACAATGGCAGCGGCATTCCTCTAGCTGAACAGCCATTGATCTTCGAGCGCTTTTACCGCGGCGAACAAAAAAAATACAAAGTGCGCGGTTTGGGGCTTGGCCTTCCTTACAGTAAACTGCTAGCCCAAGCATTAAAAGGTGACCTCCTGTTAAAAGAGAGTTCACCGACAGGAACGACTTTTCGAATTTCCCTGCCGTTATCAGAAGAATCGTTTGGCAAGTCCTCCTTTGGCTAA
- a CDS encoding DUF1540 domain-containing protein translates to MAKDVLCEVNNCTYWAKGNECTADRIYVVSHKGNQATNTKETDCKTFEPEV, encoded by the coding sequence TTGGCGAAAGACGTACTTTGTGAAGTAAACAACTGTACTTATTGGGCGAAAGGAAACGAATGTACAGCAGATCGAATTTATGTGGTTAGCCATAAAGGGAATCAGGCCACTAACACAAAAGAGACTGATTGTAAGACATTTGAACCGGAAGTATAA